A region of Necator americanus strain Aroian chromosome I, whole genome shotgun sequence DNA encodes the following proteins:
- a CDS encoding hypothetical protein (NECATOR_CHRI.G3423.T1) — protein MLRSCTVRFSLCLCWVFAENTEAGRSQVTGHRFVAVLIYSDTFRQIENWRKVAVCLISRLRLLVLPAVQVTGIIADFSAGKASYFGNKRD, from the exons ATgctacgcagctgcaccgtgcgtTTTAGTCTTTGCCTATGCTGGGTGTTTGCGGAAAATACGGAAGCAGGCAGATCGCAGGTCACAGGTCACCGGTTTGTCGCAG TGCTTATCTACTCTGACACATTTCGCCAGATTGAAAACTG GCGAA AAGTTGCAGTTTGTTTGATAAGTCGTCTGCGTCTGCTTGTTCTACCTGCTGTACAAGTTACTGGTATCATTGCTGACTTTTCTGCTGGAAAGGCATCTTACTTCGGCAATAAAAGAGATTAG